One genomic segment of Streptomyces sp. NBC_00239 includes these proteins:
- a CDS encoding M14 family zinc carboxypeptidase gives MTLSRDLRYPTPHELALTARALADAHPDLLRLRQAGTSRAGRPLWVLSAGTAPAAGDTRNTSTGTTSVAHHTHDVLVVAGAHANEPVGGPTALHLARQVVRDPALRTASTWHFLLCADPDGAALHRTPRPYTLLDYHRNFFRPPGPEQPEWAPSLLPPDRLPPETRALTRLIDEVRPALQVSLHGTDLGGSWVQLTRDLPGLAEPFGKSAAELRIPLETSASDAAGWPSPGPGVFVMPEPGGDGAGLFHPEDTRLSTWYHAHRYGGTTAIVEVPMWASDLVDDPAPHPDPRHALRVLARRLAEEAGQVAAVLGRVRPELPADAPQAPLLRAVDWTLALIPRIVGEWRTAGPAEAGAAYIGSIDAFARRLVLRAAAMLLRVLRAAGHRAAPALERLLAGWCEAFAARFGARWVPVATQVEHQARTVVAAYRLLPAVSG, from the coding sequence ACGCCCATCCCGACCTGCTCCGGCTACGCCAAGCCGGCACCTCCCGCGCGGGCCGCCCCCTGTGGGTCCTGTCCGCCGGCACCGCGCCCGCCGCCGGCGACACCCGGAACACCTCCACCGGCACCACCTCCGTCGCACACCACACCCACGACGTCCTCGTCGTGGCCGGCGCCCACGCCAACGAACCCGTCGGCGGCCCCACCGCCCTCCACCTGGCCCGCCAGGTCGTCCGCGATCCAGCCCTGCGCACCGCTTCCACCTGGCACTTCCTCCTGTGCGCCGACCCGGACGGCGCGGCCCTGCACCGCACCCCCCGCCCGTACACGCTCCTCGACTACCACCGGAACTTCTTCCGCCCGCCCGGCCCGGAACAACCCGAGTGGGCCCCCTCTTTACTGCCTCCCGACCGGCTGCCGCCCGAGACCCGGGCGCTGACCCGGCTGATCGACGAGGTGCGGCCCGCCCTCCAGGTGTCGCTGCACGGCACGGACCTCGGCGGCAGCTGGGTGCAGCTCACCCGGGACCTGCCCGGCCTCGCGGAACCGTTCGGGAAGTCCGCCGCCGAGCTGCGGATCCCGCTGGAGACGAGCGCCTCGGACGCGGCGGGCTGGCCCTCCCCCGGGCCCGGCGTCTTCGTGATGCCGGAGCCGGGCGGGGACGGCGCGGGGCTCTTCCACCCGGAGGACACCCGGCTGAGCACCTGGTACCACGCCCACCGCTACGGCGGGACCACCGCCATCGTGGAGGTCCCGATGTGGGCGAGCGACCTGGTGGACGACCCGGCCCCGCACCCCGACCCGCGGCACGCGCTGCGGGTGCTGGCCCGCCGGCTGGCCGAGGAGGCCGGTCAGGTGGCCGCGGTGCTGGGGCGGGTGCGTCCTGAGCTGCCGGCGGACGCGCCGCAGGCCCCGCTGCTGCGGGCGGTCGACTGGACCCTCGCGCTGATCCCGCGGATCGTCGGGGAGTGGCGTACGGCGGGTCCGGCCGAGGCCGGCGCCGCGTACATCGGTTCCATCGACGCGTTCGCGCGCCGGCTGGTGCTGCGGGCCGCCGCGATGCTGCTCCGGGTGCTGCGGGCCGCCGGGCACCGGGCCGCGCCGGCGCTGGAGCGGCTGCTGGCGGGCTGGTGCGAGGCGTTCGCGGCCCGCTTCGGGGCCCGCTGGGTGCCGGTCGCCACGCAGGTGGAACACCAGGCGCGGACCGTGGTGGCCGCCTACCGGCTGCTGCCCGCGGTCAGCGGGTGA
- a CDS encoding GNAT family N-acetyltransferase, protein MSEQSLQGPAVRVVRPEDLPRVVELMREHIAYEKSDLRPEGLAERLHPLLFGPDRQARLWILVAADPAGQLVGYAACATEFAFWEARDYLHMDCLYLAEGARGHGLGTLLMSAVSDLARDLDLAEVQWQTPDWNEGAIRFYDRLGAGAKAKRRYSLPVPGLTR, encoded by the coding sequence ATGAGTGAGCAGTCGTTGCAAGGGCCCGCCGTGCGGGTCGTCCGTCCTGAGGATCTGCCGCGTGTCGTCGAGCTGATGCGTGAGCACATCGCGTACGAGAAGTCGGACCTGCGGCCCGAGGGGCTCGCCGAACGGCTGCACCCCTTGCTGTTCGGGCCGGACCGGCAGGCGCGGCTGTGGATCCTGGTGGCCGCCGACCCCGCCGGGCAGCTCGTCGGATACGCCGCCTGCGCCACCGAGTTCGCCTTCTGGGAGGCCCGCGACTACCTCCACATGGACTGCCTGTACCTCGCCGAGGGCGCGCGCGGCCACGGACTCGGCACGCTGCTGATGTCGGCCGTGTCCGACCTGGCGCGCGACCTCGACCTCGCCGAGGTGCAGTGGCAGACCCCCGACTGGAACGAAGGGGCGATCCGTTTCTACGACCGGCTCGGCGCGGGGGCCAAGGCCAAGCGGCGTTACTCCCTTCCCGTACCCGGTCTCACCCGCTGA
- a CDS encoding DUF1707 and FHA domain-containing protein, protein MTSSFEFPLHPAPRLSDAERDQALGLLREGAAQGRLSHDTFLRRMELALAARRSDELAVLTADLRTENPRSSRLFGWVSRVSAVSVGIRRAWQAEKLPKLLLPRPGPHPLRIGRDPGNGLRLTHDTVSRAHAELSLQGGQWVLRDLGSTNGTTVNGRRVTGSAVVRDGDQVGFGRMSFRLSAT, encoded by the coding sequence GTGACGTCGAGTTTCGAATTCCCCCTGCACCCCGCGCCGCGGCTCTCCGACGCCGAGCGCGACCAGGCCCTGGGCCTGCTCCGGGAGGGCGCCGCGCAGGGGAGGCTCTCGCACGACACGTTCCTGCGCCGCATGGAACTCGCCCTCGCGGCCCGCCGGTCCGATGAACTCGCCGTCCTCACCGCCGACCTCCGCACCGAAAACCCGCGCTCCAGCCGCCTGTTCGGCTGGGTGAGCCGGGTCTCCGCGGTGTCGGTGGGGATCCGCCGCGCCTGGCAGGCCGAGAAACTGCCCAAGCTGCTCCTGCCCCGGCCCGGCCCCCACCCGCTGCGGATCGGCCGCGACCCCGGCAACGGCCTGCGCCTGACCCACGACACGGTCTCCCGGGCGCACGCCGAACTGAGCCTCCAGGGCGGCCAGTGGGTGCTGCGCGACCTCGGCTCGACCAACGGCACCACCGTCAACGGCCGCCGCGTCACCGGCTCCGCCGTGGTCCGCGACGGCGACCAGGTCGGCTTCGGCCGCATGTCCTTCCGCCTCTCCGCCACCTGA